ATTGTTGCTGTGACTTCTACTGTAGTCGCGACTCTCTTGGGGACGATTGCAGCACTTACCTTGCGGGATTTAGGGAAACGATGGAAGAATCCTATGAATGGGGTTCTGTATATGCCTGTTATTATTCCAGACATTATTATGGGGTTATCGCTGTTGGTTTTGTTCAGTCAGCTTAACATTTCGTTAGGTAAGGCTACGGTGATCATCGCCCATATTACTTTTAGCATGTCTTATGTCTATGTGGTCGTGAACGCTCGATTGTCAGGAATGGGTAGACAGCTTGAAGAAGCTGCACAGGATCTTGGTGCTACAGGATGGCAAACGTTTCGCTATGTGACCTTTCCACAAATCTCGCCAGGAATTATTTCAGGAGCATTAATAGCTTTTACCCTTTCACTTGATGATTTCATGGTTAGTTTCTTCGTGGCAGGACCAAGTTCTACAACGCTTCCTATTTATATTTATGGACAAGTAAAGCGGGGCGTTTCTCCTGAAATCAATGCATTGTGTACGATACTTATATTAGTGAGTATTACATTAATACTGTTAGCGCAATATGTACTCAATCGTGGTAAAGGACAAAAGAAACATAAGATGCTACCTATCTAGATGGCTCTAATTTAACACTATACATTTTTCGAATACTTATATTGGTGTTGAGCTAGTTAGATTGAACTAAGATTTATTTTACAATAACTTGTATGATGAAAGAGAGGCGATACGTAACTGTGAGAAAGACAAGCTTTACGGGCCTGCTGATTGCAGGAGTTCTGGCATTATCCCTTCTAAGTGGCTGTTCTTCTAAGGAGACGCTGCATATTTATAGCTGGGCAGACAATTTTGATGAGACGGTTATAAAGGATTTTGAAGATAAATTCGATGTAGATATCACATATGATATTTATGCGAATAATGAGGACCTTCTGGCCAAAATTAAGGCAGGGGGTGGTGGGTATGACCTCATTCAGCCTTCAGACTATATGGTGGAGACAATGATTAAGAATAGCTTACTCGAACCGCTGGATAAGAGTAATATTCCTAATTTTGATAATATCGCTGAACCATTCAAAGATCCGAAGTATGATCCAGATAATAAGTATTCTGTTGTATATATGTCTGGTGTGACGGGGATTGCTTACAATAAGAAGTACGTGAAAGACTCTATTGATAGTTGGGAAGACTTATGGAACCCTGCTTATAAAGGGAAGGTACTCCTATTAGATGACAATCGCGAAGTGATTGGTATGGCTCTAAAGAAATTAGGGTACTCCAATGGTTCTACAGATGAGACTGAGATTAAATTGGCCGTTGATGATTTGAAGAAACTGCTGCCAAGTGTCCTGGCATTTGATACAGACACGATTAAGCAGAAGATGATTCAAGAAGAAGGCTGGATCAGTACAGTATGGTCTGGAGATGCAGCGTTTATCGTTAAGGATAATCCAGATATCGCCTATATCGTTCCGAAAGAGGGAGCTACTATTTTCTCGGATAACTATGCGATCCCTAAGGGTGCTAAGAACAAGGAATTAGCCGAGAAATTCATCAATTATATGCTAGAGCCTGAAGTTAGCGCTAAAAATTATGAATCTATAGGTTATAGTGACCCCAATGTTAAAGCTATGGAATTCCATAGTGAAGAGTATCGTAACAATCATATGATTAATCTTAGTGAAGAAGAGCTAAGTCGTACTGAATGGCTAAGTGATGTAGGAAGTGCGCTTCAAATCTATGATCGATATTGGACGGAACTTAAGAGTGGCCGGGAATAACTTACCTCCATGTTCTAAATAAAAGCATATCATAATGTGACAATGTACGGCCCCTACTCTAGATGAGTAGGGGTTTTTAGGTTATAGATATATCAATATTATGGAGGTTGAAGACGTAGTGGTTGATTTTAACCAAACAATATTATAAAATATCTATTATTAAGCAAACGAAAATAGGAGTTGTCTATATGAGTGTGTTAGCTGAACTATTCTGGAATGCTACTATCGCAGAAATTAAACAAGGATATGTATTTGATCAAGAGATGGAGGCATACATTTGTCTTGTGTGTGGTAAGAGGTATGAGAAGGGGGTTATTTATCAGGCTGAAGATGTATTCTACGAAGCGGAGAAGTATGTTCGTCGTCATGTGGCAAGTGATCATATCTCGATGTTGGACTTTTTGCTAGGACTAGATAAAAAGATATCAGGACTCACAGAGCTGCAACGAACGCTGTTAAATATGTTCCAGATGGGTCTGAACGATAATGAAATTGTTAGGGAATTGGATGGGGGAAGCACATCGACGATACGGAATCACAGATTTACTCTACGGGAGAAGATGAAGCAGGCTAAAGTCTTTCTCTCGATCATGGAGCTTGTAGAGGAGAAATCAATCAATCAAAGTCGATTTATTCAATTTCAACAATCGAATTCTTGGTTAGATGAACGTCATCAGATTACCGAGGAAGAGAATGAGGAGATCGTTCGGGCCTATTTCAAACAGGGACCCACAGGACCTTTGTCTGAATTCCCGAAGAAAGAAAAGCGTAAGGTTGTTATTCTGCGGCAACTTATTCAAAGTTTTGATAAACAGAAACAATATACAGAGAAAGAGGTCAATGAGATCTTAAAGGAACGATTCCACGATTATGTGACGCTAAGACGTTTTTTAATTGAATATGGATTTATGGATCGGTTTCCTGATGGAAGTTGTTATTGGGTTAAAGGGTAGCCTGAATCATACTAAAGCTGGAGAGAAGGGAAGTAGGCAAATGGACCAT
The nucleotide sequence above comes from Paenibacillus sp. IHBB 10380. Encoded proteins:
- a CDS encoding ABC transporter permease; the protein is MNKRSHPLLGLHSLLMMIFIYVPIVLVIVYSFNNTRLSGDWKGFTLDWYSSLLKDRHVMEALVNSLIVAVTSTVVATLLGTIAALTLRDLGKRWKNPMNGVLYMPVIIPDIIMGLSLLVLFSQLNISLGKATVIIAHITFSMSYVYVVVNARLSGMGRQLEEAAQDLGATGWQTFRYVTFPQISPGIISGALIAFTLSLDDFMVSFFVAGPSSTTLPIYIYGQVKRGVSPEINALCTILILVSITLILLAQYVLNRGKGQKKHKMLPI
- a CDS encoding ABC transporter substrate-binding protein is translated as MRKTSFTGLLIAGVLALSLLSGCSSKETLHIYSWADNFDETVIKDFEDKFDVDITYDIYANNEDLLAKIKAGGGGYDLIQPSDYMVETMIKNSLLEPLDKSNIPNFDNIAEPFKDPKYDPDNKYSVVYMSGVTGIAYNKKYVKDSIDSWEDLWNPAYKGKVLLLDDNREVIGMALKKLGYSNGSTDETEIKLAVDDLKKLLPSVLAFDTDTIKQKMIQEEGWISTVWSGDAAFIVKDNPDIAYIVPKEGATIFSDNYAIPKGAKNKELAEKFINYMLEPEVSAKNYESIGYSDPNVKAMEFHSEEYRNNHMINLSEEELSRTEWLSDVGSALQIYDRYWTELKSGRE
- a CDS encoding DUF2087 domain-containing protein — protein: MSVLAELFWNATIAEIKQGYVFDQEMEAYICLVCGKRYEKGVIYQAEDVFYEAEKYVRRHVASDHISMLDFLLGLDKKISGLTELQRTLLNMFQMGLNDNEIVRELDGGSTSTIRNHRFTLREKMKQAKVFLSIMELVEEKSINQSRFIQFQQSNSWLDERHQITEEENEEIVRAYFKQGPTGPLSEFPKKEKRKVVILRQLIQSFDKQKQYTEKEVNEILKERFHDYVTLRRFLIEYGFMDRFPDGSCYWVKG